From a single Streptomyces misionensis genomic region:
- a CDS encoding hemolysin family protein encodes MTEVLLLLVAILLSLACGAFVAAEFSLTTVERGALERAAERGERGAPGALKAVRNLTFQLSGAQLGITVTNLVVGMLAEPSIAKLLAGPFRALGLSGGAAQSVALVVGTALSTVFLMVVGELVPKNWAISSPLAVAKRVGTPQRWFSAAFRPFIAQLNNTANHFVRRLGFEPAEELASARGPQELAALARHSAKAGALEADTAELFVRTLNLADLTAENVMTPRVQVIALDEQATCEDVANATRATGLSRFPVYRGSLDSVVGTVHIKDVLAIPAEHRRHRRVWHLMREPLLVPESLTVDRLLDRLSGRRTMAVVIDEYGGTAGVATLEDIVEEVVGEVRDEHDPHETPDLAPAGADESGRALYSADGAARTDQLRRVGLRVPEGPYETLAGLVATELGRIPEPGDRVEIAGWRLDVVDASGRRAARLLLRAPLDDESGDETTEGAR; translated from the coding sequence ATGACCGAAGTGCTGCTCCTCCTGGTGGCGATCCTGCTGTCACTGGCATGTGGCGCGTTCGTGGCGGCGGAGTTCTCGCTGACCACCGTCGAGCGCGGCGCGCTGGAGCGGGCCGCCGAGCGCGGCGAGCGCGGCGCCCCGGGCGCCCTGAAGGCCGTACGGAACCTGACGTTCCAGCTCTCCGGCGCCCAGCTCGGCATCACCGTGACCAACCTGGTCGTCGGCATGCTCGCCGAACCCTCGATCGCCAAGCTGCTCGCCGGCCCGTTCCGGGCGCTGGGGCTGTCGGGCGGTGCGGCGCAGTCGGTGGCGCTGGTGGTCGGCACCGCGCTGTCCACGGTGTTCCTGATGGTCGTCGGCGAGCTGGTGCCCAAGAACTGGGCGATCTCCTCACCCCTGGCCGTGGCCAAACGGGTGGGCACCCCGCAGCGCTGGTTCAGCGCCGCCTTCCGGCCCTTCATCGCCCAGCTGAACAACACGGCCAACCACTTCGTACGCCGGCTCGGCTTCGAGCCCGCCGAGGAGCTGGCCTCCGCGCGCGGTCCGCAGGAGCTGGCCGCCCTCGCCCGGCACTCCGCCAAGGCGGGCGCCCTGGAGGCGGACACCGCCGAGCTGTTCGTGCGCACGCTCAACCTGGCCGATCTGACGGCGGAGAACGTGATGACCCCGCGGGTCCAGGTCATCGCCCTGGACGAGCAGGCGACCTGCGAGGACGTGGCGAACGCGACCCGGGCGACGGGCCTGTCCCGGTTCCCGGTCTACCGGGGCAGCCTGGACTCCGTCGTGGGCACCGTGCACATCAAGGACGTCCTCGCCATACCGGCCGAGCACCGCCGGCACCGCCGTGTCTGGCACCTGATGCGCGAACCGCTGCTGGTGCCCGAGTCCCTCACCGTCGACCGGCTCCTCGACCGGCTCTCCGGCCGCCGCACCATGGCCGTCGTCATCGACGAGTACGGCGGCACGGCGGGCGTGGCGACCCTGGAGGACATCGTCGAGGAGGTCGTCGGCGAGGTGCGCGACGAACACGACCCGCACGAGACGCCCGACCTCGCCCCGGCCGGCGCCGACGAGAGCGGCCGGGCCCTGTACTCGGCCGACGGCGCCGCCCGCACCGACCAGCTCAGGCGGGTGGGGCTGCGGGTGCCCGAGGGGCCGTACGAGACCCTGGCCGGTCTGGTCGCCACCGAGCTGGGCCGGATACCGGAGCCGGGCGACCGGGTCGAGATCGCGGGCTGGCGGCTGGACGTGGTGGACGCCTCCGGGCGCCGCGCCGCCCGGCTGCTGCTGCGCGCGCCCCTGGACGACGAGAGCGGCGACGAGACGACGGAGGGGGCGCGATGA